TGATCAACGACCTGATGATCCCGCTGGACCCCAGAAACTTTGTGGTGTACAATGCCATCAAGCCCAACGATGATGAAATCAACCGGCCCCTGCTGTGGCGCTACTGGACCAAAACACCGGAAAAAGGGCGGATGGTCCTGTTTGACCGCAGCTATTACAGCGACCTGGTTCACCGGCAAAAGCTGGACAAGGACGAGCTGAAGCTGCTCCTGCACCAGGCCAATGATTTTGAGAAGGTTCTGGCACAAAACGGGACAGTCATCATTAAGTTTTTTATCCACATCAGCCAGAAGGAGCAGAAAAAGCGCTTTGAAAAGCTGGAGGAAAACCCATCCACCAGCTGGCGTGTGACCGGGGAGGACTGGCGTGAGAATAAGAACTATGACAAAATATATAAAAAGCTCAACCACACGTTGGAGGCCACCGACACCGACTGCGGGCCCTGGACACTGGTGGAAGGCCATAATAAGGACTACGCCTGCCTGAAAATTTACAATACCCTTGCATTCCGGCTCGAAAAGGAAATCGAGAAGGTAGAAAACGCTGAAAAGCCAGTGCTCCAGCCCCTCATCTCAGCAGAGGACGACCCATACCGCACCCCGGTGCTGGAATCTGTGGACATGGACAAGGGCATGGATCGGGAGACTTACAAGGAAGAACTGAGAAAATGCCAGAAAAAGCTGCGGGATCTCGAGTATCAGATTTACAGCCGCCGTATCCCCGTCATTATCGGCTTTGAGGGCTGGGACGCCGGAGGCAAGGGCGGGGCCATCAAACGCCTTTGTGAAAACCTGGACCCCAGGGGCTACCGCGTTTATCCCACCGCTGCGCCCACCAGTGAGGAGCTGGCCCACAACTGGCTCTGGCGTTTCTGGAAAACGGTGCCCAAGCGCGGGCATTTCAGCATTTACGACCGCACCTGGTACGGCCGGGTAATGGTTGAGCCCATTGAAGGCTTCTGTACTGCCGACGATTACCGACGGGCATTCCGGGAGATCAACGATTTTGAAAAACAGCTGACCGATTTTGGGGCAGTGGCGCTGAAATTCTGGATGAACATCAGCAGGGACGAACAGGAGAAGCGCTTCAAGGAGAGGGAAAACGACCCGGACAAGCAGTGGAAGATTACCGATGAGGACTGGCGCAACCGCGAAAAATGGGACGCCTATGTGGTGGCTGTGGACCGGATGCTATTAAAAACCTCAACCGAAAACGCGCCCTGGATCGTGGTGGAGGGCAATGACAAGTACTACGCCCGCATCAAGGTGCTGAAAACCGTCATCGAGGCCATCGAGAAGAAAATAGCAGAGCTGGATGCCTGAAAAATGGAAAGAAGCGCTGTTTTAAGCGTGAAGTG
The DNA window shown above is from Eubacterium limosum and carries:
- the pap gene encoding polyphosphate:AMP phosphotransferase, which encodes MLEKLNLDVEVEKAVYKEEKDALSIKLGALQRRIKELGIPVLIIFEGWDAAGKGTLINDLMIPLDPRNFVVYNAIKPNDDEINRPLLWRYWTKTPEKGRMVLFDRSYYSDLVHRQKLDKDELKLLLHQANDFEKVLAQNGTVIIKFFIHISQKEQKKRFEKLEENPSTSWRVTGEDWRENKNYDKIYKKLNHTLEATDTDCGPWTLVEGHNKDYACLKIYNTLAFRLEKEIEKVENAEKPVLQPLISAEDDPYRTPVLESVDMDKGMDRETYKEELRKCQKKLRDLEYQIYSRRIPVIIGFEGWDAGGKGGAIKRLCENLDPRGYRVYPTAAPTSEELAHNWLWRFWKTVPKRGHFSIYDRTWYGRVMVEPIEGFCTADDYRRAFREINDFEKQLTDFGAVALKFWMNISRDEQEKRFKERENDPDKQWKITDEDWRNREKWDAYVVAVDRMLLKTSTENAPWIVVEGNDKYYARIKVLKTVIEAIEKKIAELDA